From a single Entelurus aequoreus isolate RoL-2023_Sb linkage group LG12, RoL_Eaeq_v1.1, whole genome shotgun sequence genomic region:
- the gc2 gene encoding retinal guanylyl cyclase 2 isoform X3: MLQSLLSTSLLSLTTWKQEQNHPSSPHGRLLLVALALFCALICPGHGTLFRVGVVGPWSCDPLFSKALPTVAAQLAVNRINKDPLLSHTDTFDYTVLHEPCETSRGLEAFVAFHTKASAYVGPINPGYCDAASMLSKGWNKALFSWSCIGYEMDDTRSHPTFGRSMPRPTWVLVRIMRYFQWAHVGIISSSDDIWVDTATKVADSLRAQGLSVRLVSVMENTPHGIRRTLGKVRKMREIRVVVLCMHSALIGGELQKLLLETAHDMHMVDGSLLFLPYDTILYSLPYRNVSFPALRSNHKLLRAYDAVLTVTIDSLQGSFFEAYKEAMGNGEVAKTLEPQQVSPLFGTIYSSVVLVAHAVQQVGRSKQWMSGGNVARRVQSHSFEGFSHPMKFDGSGNVLLDYVLLDTDGLSWELKPTHRLNMEADVVNFLGQDIHFPHGYGPRKDDPCWFTPGVICSEGMDLFSTISVALAAIAAALLTVLLVYVIRRRINQILMVKGPNKILLTLADVTFINPSLSNKKLSLEDSRASGMKSVSERSLTSLTSARSPATYENSNVVIFEGDWAWLKRLPDGSFSSINPKTIDMFELMKDMRHENVNPFLGFFHDCGVFAIVTEFCSRGSLEDLLLNDDVKLDWMFKSSLLLDLIKGMKYLHHRSMSHSRLKSRNCVVDGRFVLKITDYGYNDVLEAQRFPYEEAPVDELLWTAPEILRTVQPGLHGTLPGDVYSFAIIMQEVVIRGPPFCMLDHSAADVIEKLRRPPPLCRPVVSLDCAPLECIQLMKQCWNEQPEKRPRFEKIFDQFKDINKGKKTNIIDSMLRMLEQYSSNLEELIRERTEELEIEKQKTEKLLTQMLPPSVAEALKVGGTVVPEYFDSVSLYFSDIVGFTTISANSEPIEVVNLLNSLYTLFDAIIGNHDVYKVETIGDAYMVASGVPVPNGNRHVAEIANMSLDILSAVGTFKMKHMPDVPVRIRIGLHTGPCVAGVVGLTMPRYCLFGDTVNTASRMESSGLPYRIHVHESTVRVLHELNLGYKLELRGKMEVKGKGTEETYWLVGRDGFTKPLPVPPELKSGLLPKEPKNLKQVFHKAVRKISHVRVVMQLCEDDDSVMTFHH; the protein is encoded by the exons AGTCTGCTCTCTCTAACAACATGGAAGCAGGAGCAAAACCACCCCTCATCCCCACATGGACGTCTCCTCCTGGTGGCCCTGGCCTTATTTTGCGCGCTGATCTGCCCTGGCCATGGGACTTTGTTTCGTGTCGGGGTGGTGGGACCCTGGAGCTGTGACCCGCTCTTCTCCAAGGCCCTGCCCACTGTCGCAGCACAGCTGGCTGTAAACCGCATCAACAAGGACCCCTTGCTGTCCCACACTGACACCTTTGACTACACTGTGCTGCAT GAGCCGTGTGAGACCTCAAGAGGTCTGGAGGCATTTGTGGCTTTCCACACCAAAGCCTCGGCTTATGTCGGACCTATCAACCCGGGCTACTGTGATGCTGCCTCAATGCTGAGCAAAGGCTGGAACAAA GCTCTGTTCTCATGGAGCTGCATCGGCTACGAAATGGACGACACTCGCAGCCACCCGACCTTTGGCCGCTCCATGCCGAGGCCCACGTGGGTGTTGGTGAGAATCATGCGGTACTTCCAGTGGGCTCACGTGGGGATCATCTCTTCCTCGGATGACATCTGGGTAGACACGGCGACCAAG GTGGCCGATTCCCTCCgtgctcagggtctttctgtcaGACTGGTCAGTGTCATGGAGAACACACCTCATGGCATCAGGAGAACTCTGGGCAAAGTTCGCAAGATGAGAGAAATACGAG TGGTGGTCCTCTGTATGCACTCAGCGCTGATAGGCGGCGAGCTTCAGAAGCTCCTCCTGGAGACGGCTCATGACATGCACATGGTCGACGGCTCCCTGCTATTCCTGCCCTATGACACCATCCTCTACAGCCTTCCATACCGCAACGTCAGCTTCCCGGCGCTGAGGAGCAACCACAAACTGCTGAGGGCCTACGACGCCGTGCTCACCGTCACGATTGACTCGCTCCAAGGGTCGTTTTTCGAGGCCTACAAAGAGGCCATGGGGAACGGCGAAGTGGCGAAAACCCTAGAGCCCCAACAG GTGTCCCCTCTCTTTGGAACCATCTACAGCTCCGTGGTTCTAGTGGCTCATGCCGTGCAGCAAGTCGGACGTTCTAAGCAGTGGATGTCTGGTGGAAATGTGGCTCGTCGAGTGCAAAGCCACAGCTTTGAG GGCTTCAGCCATCCCATGAAGTTTGATGGTTCTGGAAACGTTCTGTTGGATTATGTCCTACTGGACACAGATGGACTGTCCTGGGAGTTGAAACCAACACACAG ACTCAACATGGAGGCCGACGTGGTGAACTTCCTCGGTCAAGACATTCACTTTCCTCACGGGTATGGACCCAGAAAGGACGACCCATGCTGGTTCACGCCTGGTGTCATCTGCTCAGAAG GCATGGATTTGTTCTCCACCATTAGCGTTGCCCTTGCAGCCATTGCTGCTGCTTTACTGACTGTGCTGCTGGTTTATGTTATCCG GCGACGCATCAACCAGATCTTAATGGTCAAGGGTCCAAACAAGATCCTACTGACTCTTGCGGATGTCACGTTCATCAACCCGTCTCTTAGCAACAAG AAGCTGAGCTTGGAGGACAGCCGGGCGAGTGGCATGAAGAGTGTCTCAGAGCGAAGCCTCACCTCGCTCACCTCTGCCCGATCCCCAGCCACTTACGAGAACTCCAACGTGGTCATTTTTGAG GGGGACTGGGCGTGGCTGAAGAGGCTTCCAGATGGATCATTCAGCAGCATTAACCCCAAAACAATCGACATGTTTGAGCTG ATGAAGGACATGCGACATGAAAACGTCAACCCTTTCCTGGGCTTCTTCCACGATTGCGGCGTGTTCGCCATAGTAACCGAGTTCTGCTCCAGAGGCAGCCTGGAGGATCTGCTACTGAATGATGACGTCAAGCTGGACTGGATGTTCAAGTCTTCCTTGCTGCTGGATTTGATTAAG GGTATGAAGTACCTGCACCACCGTAGTATGTCCCACTCCCGTTTGAAGTCACGCAACTGCGTGGTGGACGGGCGTTTTGTGTTAAAGATCACAGACTACGGCTACAATGATGTTCTGGAGGCTCAGAGGTTCCCCTACGAGGAAGCCCCTGTAGATG AGCTGTTGTGGACGGCTCCAGAGATTCTGAGGACTGTTCAGCCGGGCCTGCACGGAACTCTACCAGGCGACGTGTACAGCTTTGCTATCATCATGCAGGAAGTGGTGATCAGAGGGCCTCCCTTCTGCATGCTGGATCACTCGGCCGCAG ATGTGATCGAGAAGCTGCGTAGACCGCCTCCTTTGTGTCGTCCGGTGGTCAGCTTGGACTGCGCTCCATTGGAATGCATTCAGCTGATGAAGCAGTGCTGGAATGAACAGCCGGAAAAGAGGCCCAGGTTTGAGAAGATCTTTGACCAG TTCAAGGACATCAACAAGGGCAAGAAGACCAACATCATTGACTCCATGCTGCGGATGCTGGAGCAGTACTCGTCAAACCTGGAGGAGCTAATCCGGGAGCGGACAGAGGAGCTGGAGATTGAGAAGCAGAAGACGGAGAAGCTCCTGACGCAGATGCTGCCTCC GTCCGTGGCAGAGGCGCTCAAGGTGGGCGGCACTGTGGTGCCGGAGTATTTCGACAGCGTGTCCCTATATTTCAGTGACATTGTAGGCTTCACTACCATCTCAGCCAACAGCGAGCCCATCGAGGTGGTGAACCTGCTCAACAGCCTCTACACGCTTTTTGACGCCATCATTGGCAACCACGATGTCTATAAG GTGGAGACGATTGGTGATGCCTACATGGTGGCGTCAGGCGTCCCTGTTCCCAACGGTAACCGGCATGTGGCGGAGATAGCCAACATGTCTTTGGACATCCTGAGTGCTGTGGGAACCTTTAAAATGAAGCACATGCCAGATGTTCCCGTCAGGATACGCATTGGACTGCACACAG GTCCATGCGTAGCAGGTGTTGTGGGTCTCACCATGCCTCGCTACTGTTTATTCGGCGACACGGTGAACACTGCCTCTCGGATGGAGTCCAGCGGCCTGC CCTACAGGATCCACGTGCATGAGAGCACGGTCAGAGTCCTGCACGAGCTCAATCTAGGCTACAAGCTGGAGTTGCGGGGGAAGATGGAGGTCAAG GGAAAAGGAACAGAGGAGACCTACTGGCTTGTCGGGAGGGACGGATTCACCAAACCTCTTCCTGTACCTCCAGAACTTAAGTCAGG CCTGCTCCCCAAAGAGCCAAAAAACTTGAAGCAGGTGTTCCACAAGGCGGTGAGGAAGATCTCCCATGTCCGCGTGGTCATGCAACTGTGCGAGGATGATGACAGCGTCATGACGTTTCATCACTGA